GAGTCAGGTACGAAAGCAGCATATGCAGTAGCACAGTCACCGATTCTATTAGAAGGTTTACCGAAGCAAGTCGGAGTTTGGGTATACGGCGACGCTGCGAAGCATTGGTTACGCGGAGTTATTATTGATGGTAACGGAGAAAAGCATACGATTGATTTTACACAGCAAGGAAAATTGGATTGGACAGGCTGGAAATACGTAACAGCAAACGTACCGCAAGATATGGCTCTACCAATTAAGTTTGACCGTATTTATATTACAGAGCCAACTGCTGAAAACCAAAATCAAGGGGTACTGTACTTCGATCAGTTGCAGGCGGTGTACAAAGAAGATTATAAAGAGCCACTTTATACCGATTTAAAATTAACGCACTGGGCAAGTTCAACGATTGAATATTTAAATACAAATGAGCTCGTAAAAGGTTATCCAAATGGTACATTTAAGCCGGAAAGCACAATCACTCGTGCAGAGGCCGCAACAATTATTGCACGTGCATTAGGAATCTCATCGACAAATAATGTCATGTTTGACGATGTAAAAACAAATCACTTTGCGTATGGAGCCATTGCAGCTGTTTCAGAACAAGGAATTTTAACAGGGCGTGAGGCGAGTAAGTTTAGTCCAGATGGTAAATTGACGCGTGCTGAAATGGCAACGATTTTAAAACGTGCGTACAATTTATCAGGTAAGGCATCATTACCATTTAAAGATGTACCAGCCAAACATTGGGCATATGACGCGATTGCGACCGTATATTCAAATCAATTAACAGGTGGCTACCCAGATAATACTTTTAAACCGAATAACAGTATAACGCGTGCTGAATTTGCGACGTTCCTATCAAAAATTTTGCAAAAATAAATTAAAGAAAAGTAATAAGATATGATCTAGCGATAATAGGTCATAAGCATAATTTTGCTGAAAGGAAGATTACATGCAATTCAATAAAAAAGTAAGTTTATTTACAGCTGCGTTTCTCGTTTTACCGGTAACAGCAGCATTTGTAATAGATGCTCCAGCCACTGCTGCAGCAAATCCTTATAGTGATGTCACAACGAAGGATGGTCATTATGAGGCAATCGTTAATCTAACAGAGCAAGGTATTGTTTCAGGTGTTACGAAAACGGTATTTCACTCTACAAAAGCAGCAACACGCGGAGAGGCCGCTTTATTTATTGCAAATGCATTAAATTTAAATACAACATCGGTATCCAATCCGAACTTTAAAGATTTACCAACATCAAGCCCTTATTACAGCGCGGCTGCTGCACTGTACGAATTAAAGGTAATCGGTGGCTATACGGACGGTACATTCCGTCCAGATGGTACGTTAAAGCGTTCGGAAATTGCCAAAATGCTAACCCTCGCGTTCGAGTTAGACATGTCGAGCGTTTCGCAAACGAAATTTGCAGATGTGAACGTGATTACGGATACAAACATGAAACGCTATATTCAAACGTTAATTGATTATGGGATTACGTCAGGTACGACAGCAACAACATTTAGCCCATATGGAACGTTAACACGTGGCCAGCTCGCAACATTTTTACAACGTTCTATGAATGCAGTATCTGATGACTTAACGGTTATTAGTGTAGAATAAATCTAGCTATGCAATCGATTATTTACTAACGGTTGCATAGTTTTTTTATTTGAAAAGGGGATTTTACTAAAGTAGAGTGGCACGGAGTGAAGGGGGCGACCCCAAGGGGATTAGCGTTCGCGGGCCCTCTTTATTAAAAATCTATTGCAATAAAAATATAATATATAGTATAAAAGTATAAACTATCTAAAATTAGTGAATTTTATACTATTTTTTGTTAAAATGGTAATTAATTATTAGCTGAGGGAGGCCGGCAGCAGTGTACTTAAAAAAAATCAGCTTGATGTTAGTTGTTTTCGTGATTTCATTATTTGCAGTTCAAAGTTCTAAAGCACAAGCAGCCACGATTAATTTTACGGATGTTTCATCAGCAACTCCAGCCTATGGAGAGATTATGTATTTAGTGGATTTAGGTGTATTAGAGGGGTCATTTGAAAAGGGCAAGCGGGTATTTAAGCCAAATGACCAAGTAACGCGTGGACAAGCAGCCAAGATGGTTGTTGTTGCAACCGGACAAGAACCATTAGTTGTTACAAAATCTTCATTTACAGATATTGACCTAAAAAAGAATGCGGCATTATCTGGATATGTTGAGCGCGCAGTTCAACTAGGGTATTTTAGTGAATATTCGCCAGGGAAATTTGAACCGAAAATTGCACTTTCTCGTAACGAGATGAGTAAAGTGCTTTCAAAGGCATTTCATTTAAATGTTGAGCAAACTGCTAATTTAACAATTCCGTTTACAGACGTTGCAAAGTCCGATCCATATTATCCGTACATTACGGCAATCTATTACAACGGCATTACGAGTGGAACGCATAATTCTACTAAGTACAGTGCAAAGGATCCGGTAACAAGAGCGCAATTTTCTTCATTTGTGGCACGTGCATCATCAGATACATACCGCTTAAAACTACCGGTACAAGGTGTATCTACTAGCAATCCAACAGAGCCACTAAAAATTATTGGCAAGGTTTATGTTACAGTGGACGGGTTAAATATTCGTTCATCTGCAGCAAGTACCCAGAGTACAAACATTGTAGGAAAAGAAAATACAGGAAAAGAACTTGCTGTTTATGAGGACCAGGGCTATTGGCTAAAGGTAGCATATAACGGTAAAACAGCATTCGTTGCAAAGGAATATACGAAGTCGACCGAACAGCTACAATTGGATGAAGAGCAAGAAGAGCCTCAAGAGCAACAAGGGCCAGAAACAGAAAATCCTGTAGTAACAGATGAACAAAGTGAACCAGCAATCGATGAAAATACAAGTGAGACAGAGATTGTAACAGAGCAGCCAGTGGCAGAGCCTTTAGCTACAATCGGCATTGCGACAATAAATGAGTTAGCTATTTTTGAGGAAAGTAATACAAGCTCGAAAGTACTTAATAAAATGAGTCGCGGTACACAGGTCGATCTTTTAGCGATTGACGGAAATTGGGTTGAAGTATTGTATAACGGCATGACCGGCTTTGTTGAAAAAAGATTTGTTCGTTTGAAAAATACTGTAGATGGCCCAGTTAAAAATAGAATTATTGTTCTTGACCCAGGGCACGGTGGGAAAGACCCTGGAGCAATTAGTGGCGCTTATACAGAAAAATCCATTGTTTTAAAAGTAACAAACTTAGTGAAAGAAAAGTTAGAAGCAGATGGAGCGATTGTGAAAATGACACGTACGGGGGATACATTCCCTACACTTGACGAACGTATTCAATTTACGAAAGCCAATTACGGAGAATTGTTTGTGAGTATTCATACAAACTCATTTACAACAGCAAAGCCAAACGGAACAGAAACGTATTATAGTGTAAAGTCCAACGAAAATGAAAAAGAAGACGTTGTACTCGCAACAAATATTAATAATTTAATCGTGAAAAATGCAGACATGACAAATCGTGGTGTGAAACGTAACGATTATAAAGTAATTGTAGGCTTAAAGATTCCCGCAGTGTTATTGGAACTTGGTTTTATTAGTAATGACGCTGACCGAGCAAAATTAGTGAGCGATAAATACGTAGAAATTTTCGCAGATTCGATTTATCAAGGTATTGTCGATTATTATGCAAGAAACTAGTTTTTAACACGTCTCAAAAATACAAATTTTCTACTCATAGAAAATTTGTATTTTTATTTTGTACTAGATTTTATTAAGAATAATTTCTAAATAGTAACATTTACAATCCTGTAACTTAAATTTGGAGCTATTTTACCGATAAAAATTAAAGAAGTATGTCATATACCCTATGTTTATCAAAAAAGAGGAGGAACTATCGTGAAAAAAAATATAAAAATCTGCTTAATGGCAGGTTTGCTAGTTACGCCGGCATTTGTTGCACAGGTATCTCCAACACAAGCAGAAGAAATTACACCCGTAAGCGCAAACGTAGAGAAATTTACGCAAGCCATGGCTACATTTTCAGATTCAACCCCATCAAAAACACTTTCAACACTAAATACAGCAGTGACTAAGGTGAAGACCGCTTATGGCAAGCTGACGGCTGAAGAAAAAAAGGCAATATCAGAAGAAGTGGCAAAAAATTATGCACAGATCCAAGCGACATATACCATTGCGAAACGCATTGATGAACTTTCTAAAAAAACGGATGAAGCTATAAAGTTAGACAGTGCAATCAATGATACAATGACAGAATTTGATAACTTAGAAGCGTATCAACGCTACGTTTTTAACTATTCAACGCTGACTAAATTATCAGATTCTGTTGCGGAAGTAATAATACTTGAGCAAGATATGATAGAAATGACACCAGCCAATACGCTGACAAAGGTTGCAGAAATCGTAGCAGCTTATAACGAACTGACGGCTACACAAAGAAAATATTTAACAGATGCCTCACAAGCGACGATTACTTCATGGAGACAAGCGCTTACAGCATCCACACAGCTTATTAAAGAAATCGATGCCATTACGACGACAAGCTTTGCAACATGGGGTTCTGCAACAGAATCGAGCAAGGCTACTGCAGTTAAACAGTTTAATACGAAAGTCAATGCGGCTCTTACAAAGCTAGAAAAAATTACGCTAGCATCGGTTTCAGCAGAGGTTGATCCGCAAGCGCTTGTTACGAATAAAGGCCGATTAGTAGCGCTAAAAGATTTCACAGCAATTTCCACACCGGTTTTAGAGCTTAATACAGACTTGTCGCGCGTAACAGAAACAGTCAATGCAGCGAAGGCAACTTTAGAGACCTTTGATGGCAAAATGACGGAACATAGCGCAAATTTATCTGAAATCGACAAAAAAAATCTACCGGGGCTAAAAATATTTTTAGCTGAATACGTTGCCTATATAGAAGACGAGCAAGCAATCATTGTTGACGTAGAAAATATCATTAATGCCTTAAAGGATAAGGTAGATCTAGTAACATTAGCAAGCGCCCGTGAAAAATTTAATTCGCTATCTTCGGAAGGAAAAAAATTCGTTTCAAATATAAGCCAGTTAACAGCGTTAGAGGCCACTTATAAATCGGCATTAGCTGTTGTAAAGCAAATTGAGGCGATTGATCCGAGTGCGAAAGACTTTGTCAGTAAAACAACAGCAGCAAAAGCCGCATACGATAAACTGGCGACGGAAGCACTGAAAAGTACGGTTACCAACTACATGACAGTAGAAAACTATTTACCGATAGCATTAATAATGAAAGAAATTGATGCCATCCGTGTGAATAGTGCTGAATTTAGAAAAGATTATGAAGCAGCGCAAGGTACGTATAATGCGTTAACTGCAGGGGTAACTGGAAATCCTGAAAGTTCACCAGCTCCAACAGATAAAGTGATTGTTGGCAAACAGCGTTTAGTAACGGAATATGGCCCAAAGCTTGATACATTTAAAGCAACGATTGCAACGATTGACAGCATTACAGCACGAATTGAAGGTCTATCCTCTAAAACAGGTCAAAGTTTTATGGAAGAGCTGAAAAGGCTTTCGGAAGAATATAAACGATTAGACAGCGCTACAAAGAGCAATATTTTAAATGCTCAAGACTTAACGACATTTGAAAAAGACTATAATGCGTCATTAAAAGTATTTAATGTAATTGAACAACTACCTGAAAATACAGATTTACAGTTTTCTAAAAAAGTAAATACAGCAGAAAAAGCTTTTCAAAAGTTAACAACAGTGCAAAAAGGCAATGTCTATAACTACGATAAGTTGAGTAGCCTGTTAAAGCCGGCAGCAATCATTGAGCGTATCAACAAACTAAAAACAACAAGTAAAACGTATGAAACAGACGTTCAAGATTTGCGTAAAGAGTTTGAAGAGCTTACGACAAATGAAAAGACAATTGTGCACAACATTGGAAAGCTTGTAGAAGCAGAAGAAAATATGAACCAAGCTGAAACAGTCATTGCGCTTATTAATGCAGCGATACCAACAGCGGAAGATTATTTAGTGAAATTACGTGAAGCGCGTGAAGCCTATGATAAATTAGACCGTACAAGGCAATCACTTATTTTAAATTATAAAGAGTTAACTTCGCGTGAACGTGCAATGAGGCCAATTATTAAGTTAGATCAAGATATCCTAAATTTAGACCCATCGAATGCAAAAACATTTATTTCAAAATATAAATCTGCTCAAAAGGCCTATGAAAAGCTGTCGCTAGTTGACCGAAACTTATTGGAAAATGATGTACTGCTACTTGGCGATTTAAAGCAACTCTTTGATGTAATCGACGCAATTAGTACGATTAAAAGTTCAAGCAAGACGTATGTGAAGGATACAGAAAATGCACGTCATCTCTACAATAGTTTAAAGCCAGAGTTACAACAAAAGGTTTCAAATCTTAAAGTATTAATAGATCACGAACTAAATGTAGCAGGTGGTGCAAGTGTAGATGCTATGATTCGTAATCTAAAAGCTGTAGAACCACTGCAATTCATTGAAGCGGTTAAGGAAGTGCGTAAAGCATATACTAGCCTGAATTCATCGAATAAAAAGGCTGTCTCATTAATCGACGAATTAAAAACACAAGAAAAATATATTAAGCCAGTACAAAAGATAATCGATGAAATCGAGGGATTATTAAATCCACGAAATAATTTAGCGAGACAATTTGAAAAGGTCAATAAATCCTTACAAAGACTAGATGATACACAATATACCTATATCACGAATATAGACAAATATTCGAATTTAGCAAATGTTATTCATACCTATGATTTAATCGAAAAGTTAAAGCCAAACGATCGTTATTATCAAGGGAACTTAGAGGCTGCGAAAACTTCCTATGACCGTTTATCACAAGAAGAGAAGCAAAAAGTAACCAATTATTACAAGCTGCAAGAAGCACAATTAAATGTGGATGAAGCAAAAGTGGTGATTAGTTTAATTGGTTCATTAACAAGTACCGCCAGCACCTATGCCGCTGACGTAGCGACTGCCGCAGCGGCTTATAAAGAACTCCCATCAAATATACGTAAGCAAGTGACAAACTATGATGTCTTAAAGCAAGCAGAGAAGGATTTAAAGGTAGTTGCTAAAGTGGAAAAACAAATTGCGGCCATCGATATGACAGCAAGAAATGCTACATCAAAGGTGAAATCGGCAAAAAAAGCTTACGATAAGCTAACATTGGAGCAAAAGCCACTTGTGAGCAATTATCAGATACTACAAGCTGCTGTTTTTGAGATGGAGCTATAGTATTAACGAAGCAATAGTTTACTTTATGTAAAAATTTGATATTATTGAAAGAGCGTTCTTCCATCAAGGGAAGATACGCTCTTTTGCATGTTAAAATAGAAATCGATAAGATATAAAAGAAAATACATAGTTTATAGAAGAGGGATGATTGGGTGAAAAAACGATTCTTAGCAAGTTCACTAGCAGCCTTATTATTTTTAAGTACACAAACAACTAGTCTTGCAGCAACGACATTTAGTGATGTGTCGCAAAAGCATTGGGCAGCTAGTACAATTTACGATTTAGTTGCTAAAGGATATATGCAGGGCTATCAAGACGGTACATTTAAGCCAAACCAAACGACGACTCGTGGAGAAGCGGCAGTCATTATTGCACGTACAATGGGCATTGATGTGAAAACAGATTTTCAGCCAAGTTTTCAGGATGTTCCAGAAACATATCCGTACTATAAACAAGTTAGTAAGCTAACAGAATTAGGTGTCTTACAAAATGGAAATTTCTTTTATCCCAATGCGCAGTTAAAGCGTTCAGAAATTTCGAAAATGATTGCTCTTGCTTATGGCGTAGAGGTAGATAATCAAAATAAAGCATCATTTAACGACTTATCGACAAATTTTTGGGCTAAGGATTACATTGAGTCTTTGGCAGATGCTGCGATTGTTCAAGGATTTACCGCAACAACATTTGAGCCTAATCAATATGTAACGCGCGCGCAAATCGCCTTGTTAGCGAAGCGCGGTATGGCATTTAAAGGACAACTTGCAAAAAAAGAAGTGGTATATGATTTTTTACAAAAGGATTATATTTCAACAGTAAATCAATATAAAGCGTGGGAAACGAAGACGTTGAAGCTAGTTAATGAGATTCGTGTGAAAAATAATTTGGCTAAGCTTGCATTAGATCCGGATTTAACGCAGGTTGCGATTATTAAAGCAAAAGATATGGTCAAGCGTAATTACTTTGAACACTATTCGCCGTTCTATGGAAACCCGTGGGATTTAGCGACGTTATTTGATTATGACTATGTAAGTTTTGGAGAAAACATTGCCCGCAATTTTTCAACGGCAGAAGCAACGGTGGATGCATGGATGGCTTCACCAAATCACCGTGCCAATATTTTGAAAAGTCATTATGAGTATATGGGGATTGGAATTGAAAAAACAAAAACTGGGAATTTTTATGTAGTTCAGCATTTTTCTTCAAAATAATATGGTAATTACTAGCTTGTTATATTACAAAACCATTACGAGAAATAGTTGGGAAATGAATATTTTGTAGCTTAAACGCTAATTTTCTATTCTATGATAGGAAATTTGTGTTTTTTGTTTTTAGGGCATTTCGTGTGAACTGTTACAGAAGTGAAAAGTAGTTACACAAAGTTATATGTTACCCTATATGTAGGTTAAATAAACCTTATTAGTTTTTGAAAGGGAGTTACATTTAACGTGAAGAAAAAAATTCTTTTGCCGATTTTTGCAGCATTTATGATTTTCGCTGGAACGGCTACTACAACTAACAATACTGCTGAGGCAGCATCAATTTCAGAATTAACAGCAACAGCTTCTAAATATATCGGTGTCCCATATGTATATGGAGGAACAACAACTCGTGGACTTGATTGTTCAGGTTATACTCAATTAGTCTTCAAAAAATTAGGCTATTCATTAAACCGTACAGCGGCTATGCAATACAAGCAAGGGACAGCTGTTTCAAAAGCTAATTTACAATCAGGGGACTTAGTGTTCTTTAATACTTCAGGCGGCGTTTCGCACGTAGGGATTTCATTAGGTGGTAGTAAGTTTATCCATGCTGGTGTAAGTACGGGTGTAGCCGTAGCAAGCCTTAACAGCTCTTACTGGGCTAAGCGCTATGTTGGAGCAAAGCGTGTAGCTAGCTTTGAAGAAAAAACGGTTGTAGCGTCTGTAGAAAAGGCAGAAGTTAAAAACGCAGCAATCGATTTCACGATTTTTGCATCTCGTGGTGAAGTAGCACTACAATTAGCGGAATCATTAGGTCTTGAAACAACAGATACAACATCAGTATTCCCAGATATTAAATCATCTTCTAAATATGCAGGTGCTGCAAAAGCATTATATGATTTAGGTATCTTTACAGGTGATGAAAACGGCAAGTTTAACCCAGGTTCACCATTTACACGTGCACAAATGGCAAAAGTACTGGTAGCTGCCTATAAATTAGAATTAGAAGAGCAACCACTAAGTTTTGCAGATGTAGCCTCGTCTCACTGGGCACATAATGATATCAAAATTTTAGCGTCAAATGGTGTGACAATCGGTTTAGGTGATGGTACATATGGTATTAATCATTACGTAAAATTAAAAGATTTAGCGACATTTATTGATCGCGCTCAAAATAAATAATGATTTTTAAGACATGCTGGCTGAAATAGCCAGTATGTCTTTTTTTATTGTTAAGGAAATTATAGATGATCACATTGTGTCAGCAGTCTCCATACCTGTGCGCACAACCACACGTTACATAAAAAAACCCGCCCAATTCGTATTAAACGACGGGGCGGGTTTATATTTGTATTAGTTTGCTTGGAACTTTGTAACTAGGTCTGAGCGTACCCATACATAGCGGCTTGGTGGGTTATCATCTGATAATAGCTTGTACCAGACGTAGCCATCTGAGCCTGTTGTTTCCTCAACGATAACAGCAGGGTAGCCGAATGTTTTCGTTTCTCCGATGTTTTTCGCTTTATACCAATATAATCGTTCTGAAAACTGTGTGGCTTCAGCGCGCGCACTGATTTGATCGCCGTTATAAATTACAAATGCTAGCTGTGAAGATAATGTATCTTTTTTACCAAAACGGTTGTCGATACGGAACATATGGCCAGCAATTTTACTACCCCAGAATGGATCTGAAGCGTAGCGAACATTCATACCGGTTGTTTTGTTTCCTGGAACTGCTCCGTTTGCAAATTTTCCTGATTGTGGCACATAGTTTAAATTCGCGTATTGATTGATAAATGCGCGTACACTATCATCTCGTGTTGCAAACGTTGTCCCAAGTGCTGTATTAGAATCATATACGGTGATCCCAAAAATATTGTTCTTTTTAAGTGAGTTTTCACTTATACCGTAGTCACTTTCATGAATCGCCGAAGCTAAAATGAATAATGCATTCACATTGTGCTCAGCTTCAACTTCTTTTAATAATTGTCCCATCCCTAAAAGGCGTGAATCTGTTAATACATTCTCATAGCCTTTTTGACTTTGACGTTCTGTTAATAGAGTCAGAATAATGTTATCAAGCTCTTCTGCCGTATAGTTTGAGTGCTGACGGATTGAAGCAAATTGGAAATATGAATAGTAGGTACCGACTTTTGAAGTTAGTAAAAAGTCGCTATAGAAATTGACCCCGTCTTGGCTGTAATAGCGCGCGCCCGTTTTCATGAAGCTTGGCGCAGGACCAATAACATAAGCACCATAGTATTTATTCGTAATATGGTTATATGTGTTGTGATGTAAATAGCCATCTAGTACAAAGTAAAACGATTGCTCTTTTAGTAGGCTAGAAG
The sequence above is a segment of the Solibacillus sp. FSL H8-0523 genome. Coding sequences within it:
- a CDS encoding C40 family peptidase; the encoded protein is MKKKILLPIFAAFMIFAGTATTTNNTAEAASISELTATASKYIGVPYVYGGTTTRGLDCSGYTQLVFKKLGYSLNRTAAMQYKQGTAVSKANLQSGDLVFFNTSGGVSHVGISLGGSKFIHAGVSTGVAVASLNSSYWAKRYVGAKRVASFEEKTVVASVEKAEVKNAAIDFTIFASRGEVALQLAESLGLETTDTTSVFPDIKSSSKYAGAAKALYDLGIFTGDENGKFNPGSPFTRAQMAKVLVAAYKLELEEQPLSFADVASSHWAHNDIKILASNGVTIGLGDGTYGINHYVKLKDLATFIDRAQNK
- a CDS encoding S-layer homology domain-containing protein; amino-acid sequence: MQFNKKVSLFTAAFLVLPVTAAFVIDAPATAAANPYSDVTTKDGHYEAIVNLTEQGIVSGVTKTVFHSTKAATRGEAALFIANALNLNTTSVSNPNFKDLPTSSPYYSAAAALYELKVIGGYTDGTFRPDGTLKRSEIAKMLTLAFELDMSSVSQTKFADVNVITDTNMKRYIQTLIDYGITSGTTATTFSPYGTLTRGQLATFLQRSMNAVSDDLTVISVE
- a CDS encoding N-acetylmuramoyl-L-alanine amidase, with product MYLKKISLMLVVFVISLFAVQSSKAQAATINFTDVSSATPAYGEIMYLVDLGVLEGSFEKGKRVFKPNDQVTRGQAAKMVVVATGQEPLVVTKSSFTDIDLKKNAALSGYVERAVQLGYFSEYSPGKFEPKIALSRNEMSKVLSKAFHLNVEQTANLTIPFTDVAKSDPYYPYITAIYYNGITSGTHNSTKYSAKDPVTRAQFSSFVARASSDTYRLKLPVQGVSTSNPTEPLKIIGKVYVTVDGLNIRSSAASTQSTNIVGKENTGKELAVYEDQGYWLKVAYNGKTAFVAKEYTKSTEQLQLDEEQEEPQEQQGPETENPVVTDEQSEPAIDENTSETEIVTEQPVAEPLATIGIATINELAIFEESNTSSKVLNKMSRGTQVDLLAIDGNWVEVLYNGMTGFVEKRFVRLKNTVDGPVKNRIIVLDPGHGGKDPGAISGAYTEKSIVLKVTNLVKEKLEADGAIVKMTRTGDTFPTLDERIQFTKANYGELFVSIHTNSFTTAKPNGTETYYSVKSNENEKEDVVLATNINNLIVKNADMTNRGVKRNDYKVIVGLKIPAVLLELGFISNDADRAKLVSDKYVEIFADSIYQGIVDYYARN
- a CDS encoding S-layer homology domain-containing protein, encoding MKKRFLASSLAALLFLSTQTTSLAATTFSDVSQKHWAASTIYDLVAKGYMQGYQDGTFKPNQTTTRGEAAVIIARTMGIDVKTDFQPSFQDVPETYPYYKQVSKLTELGVLQNGNFFYPNAQLKRSEISKMIALAYGVEVDNQNKASFNDLSTNFWAKDYIESLADAAIVQGFTATTFEPNQYVTRAQIALLAKRGMAFKGQLAKKEVVYDFLQKDYISTVNQYKAWETKTLKLVNEIRVKNNLAKLALDPDLTQVAIIKAKDMVKRNYFEHYSPFYGNPWDLATLFDYDYVSFGENIARNFSTAEATVDAWMASPNHRANILKSHYEYMGIGIEKTKTGNFYVVQHFSSK